The genomic interval TCGAATGGTAGCCCAGGAGGCCAGAAAAATGGAGGCAAACGTAGAGGTCTTGATTCCCCCACCCGTTGAACCGCTCGAAGCTCCAATAAACATCAAGAACATAAACATGATCAGCGTAGGAGTGGCTAGAGCACCTATATCCACGGTATTGAAACCCGCCGTTCGGGTGGTGACGCTTTGAAAAATTGAAGTGATGACTCGTTCGCCAAAGTTTAGCGAACTCATGGTATTGTCATCTTCAATCAGGAAGAAGCCCACGGCGCCTACTACGACCAAGGCAATAGACGTGTAAATGGCGATTTTAGTAGCGATGGAGTAGGTTCTCCAAGGCTGTTGAATTCGTTCTCGCATCCGACGAAGGCCCCAGATGTCAGAGATGACCGGAAAGCCCAAGCCACCGAAGAAGATGAGAATGGCAATCACAATATGCAGGAGGTAGCCTCCACGAACCATCTCGTCGAACAGTCCATCCGTCAATAGACTGAATCCCGCATTGTTAAATGCTGAAATGGAGTGAAAAACACTGTAGAAGAACCGATCTCCGAAGTGTTCAAAAGACATTTTAGGACTCCAGAGCATGAAGATGAGAACCGCACCGATGATCTCTGCGATAAAGCTGAACAAGAAGATTTGCCTCAGAAGCCCTCTACTTTCATTCAAGCCATCTGCAGAAATCGAATCTTGAAACATACTTTGATGACGAATCCCAATTCCCTTTCGCGAAAAGAGGGCGATAAAGGTGGCAAAGGAAATGATGTTGAGTCCACCGAGTTGAATGAGGAACATGATGATGATTTGTCCCTTGGTGGTGAAATAGGTGGCGGTGTCAACGACGATAAGTCCAGTGACACAACTGGCACTGATGGCCGTGAACAACGCGTCAATAAAGGGCATGGGTTCACCAGTAGTATTCATTTCCGGTAAGCTCAATAACCCGCATCCCAGGGAGATCAGCACCAAGAAACTGAAG from Cryomorphaceae bacterium carries:
- a CDS encoding ATPase — translated: MSLRSFRERVNIFLFDSKERVLSALNYGSLIVSLFTIGTLVYFFGYPQSDMSRSFVIMAVRGSFAFYFIKYFLGFVYSFHPRDYFRETWFEGLLMLLILINSISLFVFGFPLVRWLGMQIGFENLTSFYVLFIQGYILFLVGIELTRATTVFNSIRLAPPTLLIFSFLVLISLGCGLLSLPEMNTTGEPMPFIDALFTAISASCVTGLIVVDTATYFTTKGQIIIMFLIQLGGLNIISFATFIALFSRKGIGIRHQSMFQDSISADGLNESRGLLRQIFLFSFIAEIIGAVLIFMLWSPKMSFEHFGDRFFYSVFHSISAFNNAGFSLLTDGLFDEMVRGGYLLHIVIAILIFFGGLGFPVISDIWGLRRMRERIQQPWRTYSIATKIAIYTSIALVVVGAVGFFLIEDDNTMSSLNFGERVITSIFQSVTTRTAGFNTVDIGALATPTLIMFMFLMFIGASSGSTGGGIKTSTFASIFLASWATIRGKKNVDVFKHTIHPETLNKAYSIFLFSATFVFLCIFALSIAEPEMSTFALAFEEISAFATVGLSTGITGDLSDAGKIIVMISMFVGRVGTLTLAFALSSRVGSTEYKYPKAQMIVG